One part of the Bacteroidia bacterium genome encodes these proteins:
- a CDS encoding sugar phosphate nucleotidyltransferase, translating into MKAVIPVAGVGTKLRPHTHTQPKPLIPVAGKPILGHIIDNLIEAGIKKQVFIIGYLREKIQEYVETAYEGKIEMEFVVQEPRKGLAHALWTCKDVLANTDDILINLGDTIFDKDTPKIMDQEGSILAVQQVEDPREFGIAILGGDGFVKKLSEKPDIPTSNLALVGMYKISQVKLLLEVLDEMMKDGVQEDEEYALTDALMDMVQRGHKFKTHTVENWFDCGRMQTLLLANKILLERSGSHMPGKYPDCVIIPPVFIPDSCEISQSIIGPYVAIAEHAHIDNSIISNSILGAYSRLDSIILRKSVIGNDTSLRQKSLSINIGDNTEIDFEQ; encoded by the coding sequence ATGAAAGCAGTGATTCCGGTAGCAGGTGTGGGAACCAAATTACGTCCCCATACACATACACAGCCCAAGCCTCTAATCCCTGTGGCGGGGAAACCTATCCTTGGCCATATCATTGATAATTTGATAGAGGCCGGGATCAAAAAGCAGGTCTTCATCATTGGATACCTTCGAGAGAAGATCCAGGAGTATGTGGAAACTGCCTATGAAGGAAAAATAGAAATGGAGTTTGTCGTGCAGGAGCCGCGCAAGGGGCTTGCCCATGCCTTATGGACCTGTAAAGATGTTCTCGCCAATACAGATGATATCCTCATCAATTTGGGAGATACCATCTTTGACAAAGACACCCCCAAAATCATGGATCAAGAGGGTTCTATCCTCGCCGTTCAACAAGTGGAAGATCCGCGTGAATTTGGCATTGCGATCCTGGGTGGAGATGGATTTGTAAAGAAACTTAGTGAAAAGCCAGATATCCCTACCAGCAATCTCGCCCTGGTTGGCATGTATAAAATCAGCCAGGTAAAACTTTTGCTGGAAGTCCTGGATGAGATGATGAAAGACGGGGTACAGGAAGATGAAGAATATGCCCTGACCGATGCCTTGATGGATATGGTGCAAAGGGGACATAAATTCAAAACACATACGGTTGAGAACTGGTTTGATTGCGGCCGTATGCAAACCTTGCTCCTGGCAAATAAAATTCTGCTGGAAAGATCAGGCTCTCATATGCCCGGCAAGTATCCGGACTGCGTGATCATACCTCCGGTATTTATTCCTGATTCCTGCGAAATCAGCCAATCGATCATAGGTCCTTATGTAGCTATAGCTGAGCATGCCCATATCGACAATTCCATCATTTCCAACTCCATACTCGGTGCCTATTCACGCCTCGATTCTATCATCCTTCGCAAATCCGTAATCGGTAATGACACCAGCCTTCGCCAAAAATCTCTCAGCATAAATATCGGCGATAATACAGAAATCGACTTCGAACAATAA
- a CDS encoding DUF952 domain-containing protein produces MAYIYHLIPAKEWEKALQRDSYKTESLKTEGFIHFSTKKQVIGSASKHYPNEDSLVLLAVHEKRVKKHLKWEPSRNEELFPHLYSKINMEWIDTTFLLSKNGEGEWEWE; encoded by the coding sequence ATGGCCTATATCTACCACCTTATTCCTGCAAAGGAATGGGAAAAAGCTCTCCAAAGGGACAGTTACAAAACAGAATCTCTCAAAACTGAGGGTTTTATTCATTTTTCCACCAAAAAACAGGTAATCGGCTCCGCGAGCAAGCATTACCCAAATGAGGATAGCCTGGTGTTATTAGCCGTCCACGAAAAGCGGGTAAAAAAGCACCTTAAATGGGAACCCTCACGCAATGAGGAATTATTCCCCCACCTCTATTCCAAAATCAATATGGAGTGGATCGACACGACCTTTCTACTCAGTAAGAATGGAGAGGGAGAATGGGAGTGGGAGTAG
- a CDS encoding GDSL-type esterase/lipase family protein, translated as MTKYCSLIILFFALLSCGPKEDALRIACVGDSITFGSGIRFRSWRSYPARLQKLMGRDFRIGNFGKSGATLLEKGDLSYRVQKEYEEALSFTPDIVIIKLGTNDSKDYNWEHGKEFYQDYMSLIAAFRNELDNPRIIICKPVPVFQENWSISNEVVRDEIIPMIDEVAKDAKVELIDLYRPFSQKAELFPDGVHPNAAGASRLAEHIGNYLENNPELK; from the coding sequence ATGACCAAATATTGTAGTCTTATCATTTTGTTCTTTGCTTTACTCTCTTGCGGCCCCAAAGAAGATGCTCTACGCATTGCCTGTGTAGGGGATAGTATCACTTTTGGGAGTGGAATTCGATTTAGGAGCTGGAGAAGCTATCCGGCACGCTTGCAAAAATTGATGGGAAGAGATTTTCGAATAGGAAATTTTGGAAAGAGTGGAGCGACTTTGCTGGAAAAAGGAGATTTGTCATATCGTGTACAGAAAGAATATGAAGAAGCCCTTAGCTTTACCCCAGATATTGTGATAATCAAACTGGGAACCAATGATAGCAAGGACTATAATTGGGAACATGGGAAAGAATTTTACCAGGACTATATGAGCCTGATTGCTGCTTTCCGAAATGAGTTGGACAATCCCCGGATCATCATCTGCAAACCTGTACCGGTTTTTCAAGAGAATTGGTCCATAAGCAATGAGGTAGTCAGGGATGAAATCATTCCGATGATAGATGAGGTTGCGAAGGATGCAAAAGTTGAATTGATCGATTTGTATCGACCATTTAGCCAGAAAGCAGAGCTATTTCCAGATGGAGTTCATCCCAATGCAGCAGGAGCTTCACGACTGGCAGAACATATAGGGAATTATTTGGAAAACAATCCCGAGCTTAAATAA
- the msrA gene encoding peptide-methionine (S)-S-oxide reductase MsrA, with amino-acid sequence MKYITPTIAGLLMGLILLSACTLTGKNGKDAMEKAPVMEQKLSAEELGKLKKAYFASGCFWCVEAIFESVIGVKEVVSGYAGGEIDNPSYRQVASGQTRHAEAVEVYYDPELVSYETLLLVFFDSHDPTTLNRQGPDRGPQYRSAIYYIGETEKNLVEAYIQKLKDEKAFDGEITTEVSPFTKFWKAEEYHQDFERKNPNQPYVRAVSIPRLNKFKAKHPELLKKEH; translated from the coding sequence ATGAAGTATATCACGCCAACTATCGCAGGCCTTTTGATGGGTCTCATCCTTTTAAGCGCCTGTACACTTACGGGCAAAAATGGGAAGGATGCAATGGAAAAAGCTCCGGTAATGGAGCAAAAATTGAGTGCTGAAGAATTGGGAAAACTCAAGAAAGCCTATTTCGCGAGTGGATGTTTCTGGTGCGTTGAAGCCATATTTGAATCCGTCATCGGAGTGAAAGAAGTAGTTTCCGGTTATGCAGGGGGAGAAATTGATAATCCCAGCTACCGTCAGGTCGCATCTGGCCAAACCCGTCATGCAGAGGCTGTAGAAGTTTACTATGATCCGGAATTGGTAAGTTATGAAACCCTACTCCTGGTATTCTTTGATTCTCATGATCCGACTACCCTCAATCGTCAGGGCCCGGATAGAGGACCTCAATACCGTTCTGCCATCTACTATATAGGGGAAACAGAAAAAAATCTGGTTGAAGCCTATATTCAGAAGTTGAAAGATGAAAAGGCTTTTGATGGAGAAATAACTACCGAAGTCAGTCCTTTCACCAAATTCTGGAAAGCAGAAGAATATCATCAGGACTTCGAAAGAAAAAATCCTAACCAGCCTTATGTAAGAGCGGTATCTATTCCTCGCTTGAATAAATTTAAAGCCAAGCATCCGGAATTGCTTAAGAAAGAACACTAG
- a CDS encoding MBL fold metallo-hydrolase → MKFSFLGTGTSSGVPMIACDCYVCTSKDPRDKRLRTAGLLEKGNTRVVFDTGPDFRQQILRSGIKELQAVVFTHSHKDHIAGMDDIRAFNFFMKQDMNIYGTSITLDRVKIEFSYIFEAADYPGVPRVQIHEIDENPFRIGDIDLTPIPVLHKEMEVYGFRSGNFAYVTDANYISPESMEKLRGLDVLVLNALRWQKHYSHFTLDEAIEIIEELRPQKAYLTHISHQLATHEKLLEYLPKGIEPAYDGLEIEVF, encoded by the coding sequence ATGAAGTTTAGCTTTTTGGGAACCGGCACCTCTTCCGGTGTACCCATGATCGCATGTGATTGCTACGTTTGTACTTCCAAAGACCCCCGAGACAAACGTCTGAGAACAGCGGGTTTATTGGAAAAGGGAAATACCCGAGTTGTATTCGATACCGGTCCTGACTTTCGCCAACAAATCCTACGATCAGGTATCAAAGAACTACAGGCAGTAGTTTTTACCCATTCGCACAAAGATCATATCGCCGGAATGGATGATATTCGTGCTTTCAACTTCTTCATGAAGCAGGACATGAATATCTATGGAACCTCTATTACTCTGGATCGGGTAAAAATTGAATTCTCTTATATTTTTGAGGCAGCAGACTATCCCGGAGTTCCCCGAGTCCAGATTCATGAAATCGATGAAAATCCATTTAGGATAGGAGATATTGATCTGACTCCTATCCCCGTCTTGCACAAAGAAATGGAAGTCTATGGATTTCGTTCAGGAAACTTTGCCTATGTAACTGATGCGAATTACATCTCGCCAGAGTCAATGGAAAAGCTCCGAGGTCTGGATGTGTTGGTACTCAATGCCCTTCGCTGGCAAAAGCATTATTCCCATTTCACCCTGGATGAAGCAATAGAAATTATCGAAGAACTCAGGCCTCAAAAAGCCTATCTGACGCATATCAGTCATCAATTGGCTACCCATGAAAAACTACTAGAATATTTGCCTAAGGGAATTGAGCCAGCTTATGATGGTTTGGAGATTGAGGTGTTCTAG
- a CDS encoding AMP-binding protein: protein MYNKEIETLPLDKLRKLQNERLQQMLLRQYTHVPFYKKVFDERGLKPADIKGVEDLHKLPFTKKTDLRDNYPFDLFAVPKEEVVRIHASSGTTGKPTVVGYNRHDLEVFDEVVARSLVCAGARKGMKLHNAYGYGLFTGGLGMHGGATKLGMAVIPVSGGMTDRQLMILQDFQPEVICCTPSYAQTLGEEIQKRGISLDSLNLKYAILGAEPWTEAIRQQVEASLEVNATNIYGLSEIIGPGVSQEDFEEKGSGSYIWEDHFFPEIVDKDTGEPLPYGEEGVLVFTTLTKEALPILRYWTNDICSIYYDSDAKRTHIKMSPIKGRSDDMLIIRGVNLFHTQVEDLLPAFPHLAPSYQLIVSREKTMDEVALKVELDERVSNDLLGQNLSSTELCTELSAKLSKKIKDNIGISMSVEICHFGEIPRSQGGKLSRIVDKRG from the coding sequence ATGTACAACAAAGAAATAGAAACTCTTCCCCTCGATAAGCTCCGCAAGCTTCAAAACGAACGCCTGCAACAAATGCTGCTAAGGCAATACACACATGTGCCTTTTTACAAAAAGGTATTTGATGAAAGAGGTTTAAAACCCGCTGATATTAAAGGAGTTGAGGATCTACATAAGCTACCCTTTACCAAAAAGACAGACCTGAGAGATAACTATCCCTTCGATCTTTTTGCGGTTCCTAAGGAGGAAGTAGTGAGAATACATGCCTCAAGTGGGACTACAGGCAAACCAACTGTAGTTGGCTACAATCGTCATGATCTGGAGGTATTTGATGAGGTAGTAGCCCGTTCCCTGGTGTGTGCGGGTGCAAGGAAGGGAATGAAGCTTCATAATGCCTATGGGTATGGACTTTTTACCGGAGGTCTGGGAATGCATGGAGGCGCAACTAAATTAGGCATGGCCGTAATTCCGGTTTCAGGAGGTATGACCGATCGCCAATTGATGATCCTGCAGGATTTTCAACCAGAAGTGATTTGTTGTACGCCTTCTTATGCACAAACATTGGGAGAGGAAATACAGAAAAGAGGCATATCTCTCGATAGCCTAAATCTTAAATATGCCATTCTGGGCGCCGAACCCTGGACGGAAGCTATTCGCCAACAGGTAGAAGCAAGTCTGGAAGTAAATGCAACCAATATCTATGGATTAAGTGAAATCATCGGACCCGGAGTATCTCAGGAAGATTTTGAAGAAAAAGGAAGTGGCAGCTATATCTGGGAGGATCATTTTTTTCCGGAAATAGTAGACAAAGATACGGGCGAACCTTTGCCCTATGGAGAAGAAGGAGTCCTGGTTTTTACGACCCTTACGAAAGAGGCACTTCCCATTTTACGCTATTGGACCAATGACATTTGCAGCATCTATTATGATTCAGATGCCAAAAGAACCCATATAAAGATGTCTCCCATCAAAGGGCGTAGCGATGATATGCTTATAATTAGGGGCGTAAATCTTTTTCATACACAGGTCGAAGACTTACTCCCTGCTTTCCCTCATCTCGCACCTTCCTATCAGCTCATCGTGAGTCGGGAAAAAACCATGGATGAAGTAGCCTTAAAAGTCGAACTAGACGAAAGAGTCTCCAATGACCTTCTCGGTCAAAATCTTTCCTCAACCGAACTCTGCACTGAACTCTCAGCCAAGCTTAGTAAAAAGATCAAGGATAATATTGGCATCAGTATGAGTGTGGAGATTTGCCATTTTGGAGAAATTCCCCGCAGTCAGGGAGGGAAGTTGAGTAGGATTGTGGATAAGAGGGGATAA
- a CDS encoding enoyl-CoA hydratase/isomerase family protein produces the protein MDPFVRTELIKPGIAVITFYHPAHNSLPGDILSQLAAAITKAGQDELIKVIILKSGGDRTFCAGASFDELITINDFETGKKFFMGFANVINACRKCPKFIIGRVQGKAVGGGVGLAAAVDYCLASKYAGIKLSELAVGIGPFVVGPAVERKIGSSAFSQLTINATEFQSAQWAKEKGLYTEVFDWPEELDKAILELADNLASSNPEAQRMLKEVIWAGTEDWDELLEKRAEMSGRLVLSDYTKEALARFEKK, from the coding sequence ATGGACCCTTTCGTTCGTACCGAACTAATAAAACCCGGCATCGCCGTCATCACCTTCTACCATCCGGCCCACAACTCTCTCCCCGGAGATATCCTGTCGCAGCTTGCTGCTGCCATTACAAAAGCCGGTCAGGATGAGTTGATAAAAGTCATCATCCTCAAAAGTGGAGGAGATCGCACTTTTTGTGCAGGTGCCAGTTTCGATGAGCTCATCACTATCAATGATTTCGAAACGGGCAAGAAATTCTTCATGGGTTTCGCCAATGTCATCAATGCCTGTCGTAAATGCCCAAAGTTCATCATTGGACGTGTACAGGGAAAAGCTGTAGGTGGGGGAGTTGGCTTGGCAGCAGCAGTAGACTACTGTTTGGCCAGCAAATATGCAGGGATAAAGCTCAGTGAATTGGCAGTGGGCATAGGACCTTTTGTTGTTGGACCTGCAGTCGAAAGGAAGATCGGAAGCTCTGCTTTCTCTCAGCTTACCATCAATGCTACCGAATTCCAATCCGCACAATGGGCCAAAGAAAAAGGACTGTATACAGAGGTTTTTGATTGGCCGGAAGAACTGGACAAAGCTATCCTGGAGCTTGCAGATAATCTGGCGAGCAGTAATCCAGAAGCACAGCGCATGCTCAAAGAGGTTATTTGGGCAGGAACGGAAGACTGGGATGAATTGCTGGAGAAAAGAGCTGAGATGTCTGGGCGACTGGTGCTGAGTGATTATACCAAAGAGGCGCTGGCGAGATTTGAGAAGAAATAA
- a CDS encoding four helix bundle protein, whose product MAKINRFEELDCWKEARKLVTEVFIICEQGKLRRDFDTKSQLKRASLSVMNNIAEGFGRYSNKEFIRFLEYSQSSALEVKSMLYILEDLEYADKENLNKIKLHLSNTLSLTLGFLRYLRTTIEK is encoded by the coding sequence ATGGCAAAAATTAACAGATTTGAAGAACTGGATTGTTGGAAAGAAGCACGAAAGCTGGTTACAGAAGTTTTTATAATATGTGAACAAGGAAAACTTCGGAGGGATTTTGATACGAAAAGCCAATTGAAAAGGGCATCATTATCTGTAATGAACAATATTGCAGAGGGTTTTGGAAGATATAGTAATAAGGAATTCATTAGATTCCTTGAATATTCTCAAAGTTCAGCCTTAGAAGTAAAAAGTATGCTTTATATATTGGAAGATCTTGAGTATGCTGATAAGGAAAATTTGAATAAAATAAAGTTGCACCTTTCAAATACCCTGTCTTTAACTCTAGGCTTCTTGAGGTATCTCCGCACAACTATTGAAAAATGA
- the paaZ gene encoding phenylacetic acid degradation bifunctional protein PaaZ, with protein sequence MYKLGNYVLGSWMDGKGEGKPLYNAVNGELIATATTDGIDLAEVLAYGRKVGGNPLRKMTFQERGNMLKRLALYLNKRKEQFYEISYKTGATRADSWVDIEGGFGNLFANASLRKNFPNQSFHVDGDPIDLSRGGSFMGHHIMVPKRGVAIHINAYNFPVWGMLEKCACNWMAGVPAVVKPATATSFLTEAVVKEIIASGILPEGALQLICGSARTILDAVESQDVVTFTGSADTGRHLKSHSRIISEAVPFNMEADSLNCSVLGEKAVPGTPEFDLFIKEVRKEMTSKCGQKCTAIRRVIVPEHLIEDVQIALGKSLAKVGIGNPLAEGVRMGALASKDQVEEVRERVGEIAQTAKIVYGSLDEVQLIDADANKGAFLSPILMLEKSPFENVGVHEIEAFGPVSTLMPYKNMEEAIELAQMGKGSLCCSIATFDDQEARDFVVGAASHHGRILVLNRENAKQSTGHGSPLPTLVHGGPGRAGGGEEMGGMRGIKHYLQRCAVQGTPTTLTAITGIYQSGSKVVEAPQHPFKYHFEDIQPGMSITTHKRTITDSDIINFANLTWDHFYAHTDITSLKGSIFEKRAAHGYFILAAAAGLFVHPGKGPVGANYGLDECRFIRPIYHNDTLQVRLTCKEKVERDSRGREYPSGVVKWYEEIFDQEGELVAMATILTLVQKKNPFFEFSREKVDASLNALTESTKPSWGILTPQHMVEHLEYFYDIALGKIEVPQTTPEKYMEKTQEMLFNFKGMPKEFQHPLLKKGELEDLKYGSLEEAKEALRKSMDESDALFKENPAATLFNPVFGMLDEEMWENYNRKHFHHHFEQFGLITK encoded by the coding sequence ATGTACAAACTCGGAAATTACGTACTTGGAAGCTGGATGGATGGAAAGGGAGAAGGAAAACCCTTGTACAATGCAGTAAATGGAGAGCTTATTGCAACCGCAACTACAGATGGAATTGATCTGGCTGAGGTTTTAGCTTATGGTCGAAAGGTCGGAGGGAATCCGCTGCGTAAAATGACCTTTCAGGAAAGAGGCAATATGCTCAAGCGACTTGCCCTGTACCTCAACAAAAGAAAAGAGCAATTCTACGAAATTAGTTATAAGACAGGAGCGACTCGTGCAGATAGCTGGGTAGATATAGAGGGGGGATTTGGTAATCTTTTTGCCAATGCTTCTTTAAGGAAGAATTTCCCCAATCAGAGTTTTCATGTGGATGGTGATCCGATCGATCTTTCTCGTGGAGGAAGTTTCATGGGGCATCATATCATGGTGCCAAAAAGAGGGGTAGCGATTCACATCAATGCCTATAATTTTCCGGTTTGGGGCATGTTGGAAAAGTGTGCATGTAATTGGATGGCAGGAGTTCCGGCAGTAGTGAAACCGGCAACGGCTACCTCTTTTTTGACAGAGGCTGTGGTAAAGGAAATCATTGCCTCCGGAATATTGCCTGAAGGAGCCTTGCAATTGATCTGTGGATCTGCGAGGACGATTTTAGATGCAGTTGAATCTCAGGATGTAGTTACTTTCACGGGTTCTGCAGATACTGGTCGTCATTTGAAATCTCATTCTCGGATCATCTCAGAAGCTGTACCCTTCAATATGGAGGCAGATAGTTTGAATTGTTCTGTATTAGGGGAAAAGGCTGTTCCAGGTACGCCCGAATTTGATCTCTTTATCAAAGAGGTACGCAAGGAAATGACATCAAAATGCGGGCAGAAGTGTACAGCTATTCGCCGTGTAATTGTTCCAGAACATTTGATAGAAGATGTACAAATCGCCCTGGGAAAATCTTTGGCGAAAGTAGGAATTGGAAATCCACTAGCGGAGGGAGTTAGAATGGGAGCTTTGGCGAGTAAAGACCAGGTCGAAGAAGTGAGAGAAAGGGTAGGGGAAATTGCTCAGACCGCTAAGATTGTATATGGTTCTTTAGATGAAGTTCAGCTAATAGATGCCGATGCAAATAAAGGGGCCTTCCTTTCTCCAATCTTGATGCTGGAGAAATCCCCCTTCGAAAATGTAGGCGTACACGAAATTGAGGCATTTGGTCCGGTAAGTACCCTTATGCCTTATAAAAATATGGAGGAAGCTATTGAACTGGCTCAAATGGGCAAAGGCTCCCTTTGTTGTTCAATAGCAACATTCGATGATCAGGAAGCCCGGGATTTTGTCGTAGGTGCAGCTAGTCATCACGGACGAATTTTGGTACTCAATAGAGAAAATGCCAAACAAAGTACCGGACATGGCTCTCCTTTACCTACTTTGGTTCATGGTGGACCCGGTAGAGCAGGTGGCGGAGAAGAAATGGGAGGCATGAGAGGGATCAAGCATTATTTACAGAGATGTGCTGTACAGGGAACTCCCACTACTTTGACTGCCATTACGGGTATTTATCAATCCGGATCTAAAGTTGTGGAGGCGCCACAACATCCCTTTAAATATCACTTCGAAGATATACAGCCAGGTATGTCCATAACTACGCATAAGCGTACCATTACAGATAGTGATATCATCAATTTCGCCAATCTGACCTGGGATCATTTCTACGCACATACAGATATTACCTCCCTTAAAGGGTCGATATTTGAGAAAAGAGCTGCACATGGCTATTTCATTTTGGCTGCTGCTGCAGGCTTGTTTGTTCATCCGGGTAAAGGTCCTGTTGGTGCAAACTATGGTCTGGACGAATGTCGTTTCATTCGCCCCATCTACCATAATGATACCTTGCAAGTACGTTTGACCTGCAAAGAAAAAGTAGAACGCGACAGTCGTGGCAGAGAATATCCTTCTGGTGTGGTAAAATGGTATGAAGAGATCTTCGATCAGGAAGGTGAATTGGTCGCCATGGCAACCATACTGACCCTGGTTCAAAAGAAAAATCCTTTCTTCGAATTTAGCCGCGAGAAGGTAGATGCCAGTCTCAATGCCCTAACAGAATCAACCAAACCTTCCTGGGGAATCCTGACACCTCAGCATATGGTAGAGCATTTGGAATACTTCTATGACATTGCTTTAGGCAAAATAGAAGTACCCCAGACCACGCCCGAAAAGTACATGGAAAAAACCCAGGAGATGCTTTTCAATTTTAAAGGTATGCCAAAAGAATTTCAACATCCCCTTTTGAAAAAGGGAGAACTGGAAGACTTGAAATACGGAAGTCTGGAAGAAGCCAAAGAAGCCCTCCGCAAATCCATGGATGAATCAGATGCGCTTTTCAAAGAAAATCCGGCAGCGACCCTATTCAATCCGGTTTTTGGCATGCTCGATGAAGAGATGTGGGAGAATTATAATCGGAAACATTTTCATCATCATTTTGAGCAATTTGGGCTTATCACGAAGTGA
- a CDS encoding hotdog fold thioesterase, which yields MPDSQSKAQAIYEKMMEKDYCSQWLGIKPILIEEGHCQIGMKVRQEMLNGHGILHGGIAFTFADSAFAFASNSYGRLAVSIQGSMNYAKSAKEGDELIAEATALNVTHKTADFDVKVLNKHTKEVLYYFRGTVYRSSREILGD from the coding sequence ATGCCTGATTCCCAATCCAAAGCCCAGGCCATCTATGAGAAAATGATGGAAAAAGACTATTGCAGTCAATGGCTGGGCATCAAACCTATATTGATAGAAGAAGGACATTGCCAAATCGGGATGAAGGTTCGACAGGAAATGCTCAATGGCCATGGAATTTTACATGGTGGCATAGCCTTCACCTTTGCTGATAGCGCCTTTGCCTTCGCCTCCAATTCTTATGGGAGATTGGCAGTTTCGATTCAGGGCAGCATGAACTATGCTAAATCAGCCAAAGAAGGCGACGAACTGATCGCAGAGGCCACAGCCCTCAATGTAACACACAAAACCGCTGACTTTGATGTCAAGGTCTTAAATAAACATACAAAAGAAGTGCTCTACTATTTCCGAGGGACTGTGTACCGGAGTAGTAGGGAGATTTTGGGAGATTAA
- a CDS encoding 3-hydroxyacyl-CoA dehydrogenase NAD-binding domain-containing protein has translation MKLGIIGAGTMGSGIAQVAATAGWEVVLYDVSGEMLESSHEKLRKLMLRLVEKGRVSMEESLRIRNQITYTEEVEPMTGADLVIEAIVEDLGIKHKVLSGLEGILSPECIIASNTSSLSIAALAAALRKPDRFIGIHFFNPAPLMKLVEIIPAVQTSPEVLEQSRKVIESWGKLTVLAKDTPAFIVNKVARPFYGEALRIYDEGLAGIADIDWAMKELGGFRMGPFQLMDFIGHDVNYIVTETVFHAFYFDPRYKPSFSQKRLAEAGFLGRKTGRGFYDYREGAENPLPNKDEVQGKMILDRVLVMLINEAADTLHLNIASKEDIDLAMTKGVNYPKGLLAWADELGIEACVEKLDALYEEYREDRYRCSPLLRKMARENTNFFPSEESYHA, from the coding sequence ATGAAACTAGGCATAATCGGAGCAGGAACCATGGGGAGCGGAATCGCGCAGGTCGCAGCTACAGCCGGCTGGGAGGTGGTTCTCTATGATGTAAGTGGTGAAATGCTGGAAAGCAGTCATGAGAAACTACGGAAACTCATGTTGAGACTGGTGGAGAAGGGGAGAGTTAGTATGGAGGAATCCCTGCGAATCAGAAATCAGATTACCTATACAGAGGAAGTCGAGCCTATGACTGGAGCAGATCTGGTGATCGAGGCTATCGTAGAGGATTTAGGGATCAAACATAAGGTGCTTTCAGGTCTGGAAGGAATTCTGAGCCCTGAATGTATCATCGCGAGTAATACTTCTTCTCTTTCAATAGCGGCACTTGCAGCAGCCCTGAGAAAACCGGATCGTTTCATTGGTATCCATTTCTTCAATCCCGCTCCGCTCATGAAATTGGTAGAAATTATTCCGGCTGTCCAGACAAGTCCTGAGGTTTTGGAGCAATCCAGAAAAGTCATTGAATCCTGGGGGAAATTGACGGTACTAGCCAAGGATACCCCAGCCTTTATCGTCAATAAAGTGGCTCGACCTTTTTATGGGGAAGCTTTACGCATATACGATGAAGGACTAGCCGGTATAGCGGATATAGACTGGGCGATGAAAGAGCTGGGAGGATTCCGAATGGGACCTTTTCAGCTTATGGATTTCATTGGCCATGATGTTAATTACATCGTTACAGAAACCGTTTTTCATGCCTTTTATTTTGATCCTCGTTACAAACCTTCTTTTAGTCAAAAGCGTCTGGCAGAGGCTGGATTTTTAGGCAGAAAGACGGGAAGAGGATTTTATGACTATCGGGAAGGTGCTGAAAATCCTTTACCCAATAAAGATGAGGTGCAGGGAAAGATGATTCTGGATCGTGTCCTGGTTATGCTCATCAATGAAGCAGCAGATACTTTGCACCTCAATATTGCTAGCAAGGAAGATATCGACCTGGCCATGACCAAAGGGGTCAATTATCCCAAAGGCCTCCTTGCCTGGGCCGATGAATTGGGCATAGAAGCTTGTGTCGAAAAACTGGATGCACTGTATGAAGAATACAGGGAAGACCGATACAGATGCAGTCCCTTATTGAGGAAGATGGCCCGAGAGAATACTAACTTTTTCCCATCAGAAGAAAGTTACCATGCCTGA